Proteins found in one Pontibacter sp. SGAir0037 genomic segment:
- a CDS encoding sugar phosphate isomerase/epimerase, which translates to MSTNRRQFLQRMGSIAAGVAALSVSGMDAFASGAPKKLFFKISLAQWSLHKALFSNKMNTLDFPGMARNTFGIDTVEYVSQFFQDKAKDHEFLRQLLARSKDNGVTNHLLMVDQEGELCTPDQKKRAEAIEGHYKWVDAARYLGCKSVRVNAFGSGSREDVKAAAVDGLEKLGEYAAKAGITLLAENHGGYSSDAAWLADVIKQVNSKNVGTLADFTNFCIKREGPGFWEGKCLDSYDPYKGVSELMPYAKGVSAKTFEFDAQGNCVETDYPRMLKIIKEAGFKGYLGIEYEGDSLPEEEGIRKTKALLERVGQAFS; encoded by the coding sequence ATGTCAACAAACCGACGTCAGTTTTTGCAGCGTATGGGAAGTATAGCGGCAGGTGTTGCTGCCTTATCCGTTTCAGGGATGGATGCATTTGCATCTGGGGCTCCTAAAAAGCTGTTCTTTAAAATTTCGCTGGCTCAATGGTCGCTGCACAAAGCCTTGTTCAGCAATAAAATGAACACCCTTGATTTTCCGGGTATGGCCAGAAATACGTTTGGCATAGATACCGTGGAGTATGTGAGCCAGTTTTTCCAGGACAAGGCAAAGGATCATGAGTTTTTAAGGCAACTCTTAGCCAGGTCAAAAGACAATGGAGTTACCAATCATCTGCTGATGGTAGACCAGGAGGGGGAACTGTGTACGCCTGATCAGAAGAAGCGGGCTGAAGCTATAGAAGGTCATTATAAATGGGTGGATGCTGCCAGGTATCTGGGCTGTAAATCGGTACGCGTAAATGCTTTTGGTTCCGGATCAAGAGAAGATGTAAAGGCAGCGGCTGTGGATGGATTAGAAAAATTAGGGGAGTATGCAGCTAAAGCAGGTATTACGCTACTGGCAGAGAACCACGGTGGATATTCGTCGGACGCGGCCTGGCTTGCCGATGTGATAAAGCAGGTAAACAGTAAAAACGTAGGTACACTTGCCGATTTTACGAATTTTTGCATAAAACGGGAAGGCCCGGGCTTCTGGGAAGGGAAGTGCCTGGATTCGTATGACCCGTATAAAGGAGTGAGTGAACTTATGCCATATGCAAAAGGAGTGAGCGCTAAAACTTTCGAATTTGATGCACAGGGGAATTGTGTTGAAACTGATTATCCAAGAATGCTCAAGATCATTAAAGAAGCAGGCTTCAAAGGCTACCTGGGAATTGAGT
- a CDS encoding DUF4397 domain-containing protein: protein MNDSEAPAPAEYSYASFYQASPDAQNFNILVNNVRVNNDLFGYSKFYIYQNFTPGTYNFKFSPATTTDPGPSVEKSVSLEKDKVYSIFTIGLRSQTAASGKGQEVLVVEDELEIPATGKAGIRVIHLSPDAPSVDIKTVGTTPNTLFSDVAYKEDTDFMEVNTGNVKLNLVHSETGEVLFTTPNELTLSEKQIYTIIVRGMVTPPANNTNSINIQLYRNYPDR from the coding sequence ATGAATGATTCTGAGGCTCCGGCACCGGCAGAGTATTCTTATGCATCTTTTTACCAGGCCTCACCCGATGCCCAGAATTTTAATATACTGGTAAACAATGTACGTGTAAATAATGATTTGTTCGGATACTCGAAATTTTATATCTATCAAAACTTCACGCCCGGAACATATAACTTTAAATTCTCCCCTGCTACAACAACTGATCCAGGACCTTCCGTTGAAAAGTCTGTTTCTCTTGAAAAAGATAAAGTTTACTCCATTTTTACAATAGGGCTGAGAAGCCAGACGGCAGCATCAGGTAAAGGTCAGGAAGTGTTGGTGGTAGAAGATGAATTAGAGATTCCTGCAACGGGTAAGGCTGGTATCAGGGTTATTCATCTTTCACCGGATGCACCAAGTGTGGATATCAAGACTGTAGGCACAACTCCTAACACGCTATTCTCTGATGTAGCATACAAAGAAGACACTGATTTTATGGAGGTAAACACAGGCAATGTTAAGCTTAACCTGGTGCATTCAGAAACAGGCGAAGTTTTATTTACTACACCAAATGAGCTCACGCTATCCGAAAAACAAATTTATACAATTATTGTAAGAGGGATGGTGACTCCTCCGGCCAATAACACAAACAGCATTAACATACAGTTATACAGGAACTATCCTGACAGATAA
- a CDS encoding cyanophycinase, with product MAKRQVSKRHEHHKEAPFPKGKLIAIGGKEDKGNMELKEEQKRNSGFIAEEILKRFVHDLKGNDPQIVIVPTASTVPEEITQDYVDVFKSLGLKNLEVMDIRNRVQCKDPAFCAMVEHAAGFMFTGGDQLRLTSILGGSPVLELIKERFTYDEIIIAGTSAGAAALSTPMIYEGETVGGYIKGDVRITTGLEFLRDVAIDTHFIQRGRIVRMAQAIATNPGCIGIGLEEDTAIYVTDGYKLEVLGSGLVTIVDGMDISRTNIYEINTGEPFTVCDLKVHLLSRGEKYDIPTYDQLHL from the coding sequence ATGGCTAAAAGGCAAGTATCAAAGCGACATGAACACCATAAAGAAGCTCCATTTCCTAAAGGAAAACTTATAGCAATAGGAGGGAAAGAGGATAAAGGAAATATGGAGCTCAAAGAAGAGCAAAAAAGAAATTCCGGATTTATAGCTGAAGAAATTCTAAAGCGGTTCGTGCATGATCTGAAAGGCAATGATCCTCAAATTGTTATTGTACCCACTGCATCTACAGTTCCAGAAGAAATCACCCAGGATTATGTAGACGTGTTCAAAAGCCTGGGTTTAAAAAACCTGGAGGTAATGGATATAAGGAACAGGGTTCAGTGCAAAGATCCTGCCTTTTGCGCAATGGTAGAACATGCGGCTGGATTTATGTTTACAGGTGGCGACCAGCTCCGGCTCACTTCTATACTGGGAGGATCACCTGTACTGGAGCTGATTAAAGAGCGTTTTACTTACGATGAAATAATAATTGCCGGTACAAGTGCCGGGGCTGCTGCTTTATCTACTCCTATGATCTACGAGGGAGAAACAGTGGGTGGTTATATTAAAGGAGATGTCCGTATTACCACAGGACTGGAGTTTTTGAGAGATGTAGCCATAGATACTCACTTTATCCAAAGAGGAAGAATTGTGCGCATGGCACAGGCTATTGCTACCAACCCTGGGTGTATAGGCATAGGCTTGGAAGAGGATACCGCTATTTATGTAACCGATGGCTATAAGCTTGAAGTACTGGGAAGCGGCCTGGTTACTATTGTAGATGGCATGGACATTTCGCGCACGAATATTTACGAGATAAATACGGGTGAGCCTTTTACGGTATGCGATTTAAAAGTGCATTTGCTTTCGAGAGGTGAAAAATATGATATCCCTACTTACGACCAGTTGCACTTATAA
- a CDS encoding GNAT family N-acetyltransferase codes for MIIRAYSSKDKDDLLALIRLNMPAFFHPDEEQDFRDYLNHHARHYYVIEDEGMVLGAGGINYFEDDGSAKLSWDLVHPDAQGKGYGSQLVHFRITEVKTQPAINLLIVRTSQLVYKFYEKAGFKLVRKQKDYWAEGFDLYQMEMKLR; via the coding sequence GTGATAATCAGAGCATATTCCAGCAAAGACAAAGATGATCTTTTAGCTTTGATACGGCTGAACATGCCAGCTTTTTTTCATCCTGACGAAGAGCAGGACTTTAGAGATTACCTGAACCATCATGCCCGGCATTATTATGTTATAGAAGATGAAGGCATGGTTTTAGGTGCCGGCGGAATTAATTATTTCGAAGATGATGGAAGTGCCAAGTTATCCTGGGATCTTGTTCACCCTGATGCACAGGGCAAAGGCTATGGCAGCCAGTTGGTTCATTTCCGAATAACAGAAGTGAAAACACAGCCCGCTATAAATCTACTAATTGTCAGAACTTCGCAGCTAGTTTATAAATTTTATGAAAAGGCAGGATTTAAGCTCGTCAGGAAACAGAAAGACTACTGGGCCGAAGGCTTTGATTTGTACCAGATGGAAATGAAACTCAGGTAG
- a CDS encoding formylglycine-generating enzyme family protein, producing MPLLLLFFCLACGSGLYAQEATYTNSLGIEFILIRPGSMVVGRYQPTVGKPQRQDPNRRSLPDTVYQLAHEMAQQAARPGFPVSIEKAFYIGKFEVTQEQWLKVMGENPAFFQGEKVTGNAAKHPVENITWQQTQAFIKKLNKLDKLHHYRLPSEFEWEYAARAGAEDDIAWSEIGATAVLGGKTTLEAGQKKPNAWGLYDMLGNVWEWVQDYYNEKIFADPVPPTSGKVHVLKGASFTGDVKNATYMTHAAGPGNGFDVGFRLVMEVKKQGN from the coding sequence TTGCCCCTATTACTGCTGTTTTTTTGCCTTGCCTGTGGGAGTGGGCTGTATGCACAGGAGGCTACCTATACCAATAGTCTCGGAATAGAGTTTATACTGATCAGGCCCGGGAGTATGGTAGTCGGCAGGTATCAGCCAACTGTCGGAAAACCGCAGCGGCAAGATCCAAACCGCAGAAGTCTGCCAGACACTGTATATCAGCTTGCCCATGAAATGGCACAGCAGGCTGCAAGGCCTGGTTTTCCTGTTAGCATAGAGAAGGCTTTTTATATAGGTAAGTTTGAGGTAACACAGGAGCAGTGGCTAAAAGTAATGGGAGAGAACCCTGCTTTTTTTCAGGGCGAAAAAGTAACAGGAAATGCTGCTAAACACCCTGTAGAGAATATTACCTGGCAGCAAACGCAGGCTTTCATAAAAAAGCTGAATAAGCTCGACAAATTGCACCATTATCGTTTACCAAGTGAGTTTGAATGGGAATATGCTGCCAGAGCAGGGGCAGAAGATGATATTGCCTGGTCAGAAATTGGAGCTACTGCAGTGTTAGGCGGTAAAACTACGCTAGAAGCCGGACAGAAGAAACCGAATGCGTGGGGGCTGTACGATATGCTGGGAAATGTTTGGGAGTGGGTGCAGGACTATTACAACGAAAAAATTTTTGCGGATCCCGTACCTCCAACTTCAGGTAAAGTGCATGTACTTAAAGGAGCTTCTTTTACAGGTGATGTGAAAAACGCTACTTATATGACGCACGCTGCAGGACCAGGGAACGGATTTGATGTTGGTTTCAGGCTTGTAATGGAAGTAAAGAAACAGGGAAATTAG
- a CDS encoding c-type cytochrome encodes MYLRAGLNIISKQKKVALYAACALFWLTGCGSGITSSGEEDFERKVVDQNPPATPLSPEESIAKMQLPPGYRVELVASEPMVQEPVAISWDGNGRMYVAEMNTYMKDAEGTGQFEKTSRIKLLEDTNGDGRMDKATIFADSLLLPRVVLPVGDQVLVQETNVQHIWSYRDTNGDGKADEKKIVFRNDVLDVRNLEHQNGGLLWNLDNWIYPSRDNLRFKYKNGALVADTLVDNMIGQWGMTTNNYGQLFYSEAGPGLPAVQIQQMPAYGALNFKDQYTPEFAVPWPVIGTIDAQGGPDALRPDSTLSHFTSGCGQSIFRGDRLPADMQGDYFIPEPVGRIIKRGRVTNRDGKNYIDNVYREKDWLASADMNFRPINTYTGPDGAFYIVDMYHGIIQESEWSGPGTYLHKIIQDKELYKNRGMGRIYRVVHEDFKPDQKKPNMLNEPAAQLVNHLYHPNGWWRDNAQQLLIVRNDRSVIPALKQMALGESGSSKEKSNALARIHALWTLEGMEAIDKKTLFSAFADPDPQVRKTAVWVSELFIKQNDQEVIDRVAALKQDASAEVRIQLMLSLRGNISRKAQATVKELLAENPDNELMQYSYQTFAETQKVLAAERERTRNLGPADRELVTNGATIFKQLCSNCHGADGRGRQLGGDEMPAPPLVGSPRVKGDKTLLLQLMLNGLRGPVDGKTYPNMMPGMSHQDDEWIAAVVSYIRNSSELGNNASIVTPGEVKTVRANTPTIPEGMTLQMLEIFKLGRAERTNWGEGEDSDAKK; translated from the coding sequence ATGTATTTGAGAGCAGGTTTAAACATTATTTCGAAACAAAAGAAGGTAGCTCTTTACGCTGCCTGTGCACTTTTCTGGCTGACAGGTTGTGGTTCTGGAATAACTTCTTCTGGTGAGGAAGATTTCGAGCGAAAAGTAGTTGATCAGAATCCGCCTGCTACTCCTTTATCGCCGGAAGAGAGTATAGCTAAAATGCAGCTGCCTCCTGGTTATCGGGTAGAGTTGGTGGCAAGCGAGCCGATGGTGCAGGAACCGGTGGCTATTTCCTGGGACGGTAACGGTAGAATGTATGTGGCTGAAATGAACACCTACATGAAGGATGCCGAAGGAACCGGCCAGTTTGAGAAAACCAGCAGGATAAAGCTGCTGGAAGATACCAACGGAGACGGCAGGATGGACAAAGCCACCATTTTTGCCGACAGCCTGTTGCTGCCCCGTGTAGTGCTTCCCGTTGGCGATCAGGTGCTGGTGCAGGAAACAAATGTGCAGCATATCTGGAGCTACCGCGATACCAACGGCGACGGTAAAGCTGACGAAAAGAAAATCGTTTTCCGGAATGATGTGCTGGACGTACGGAACCTGGAGCATCAGAATGGCGGCTTGCTCTGGAACCTGGACAACTGGATTTACCCCTCCCGCGACAACCTCAGATTCAAGTATAAGAATGGTGCGCTGGTAGCTGATACATTGGTAGACAATATGATTGGCCAGTGGGGGATGACAACCAACAACTACGGGCAGTTGTTTTATTCTGAGGCTGGGCCTGGTTTGCCGGCAGTTCAGATTCAGCAAATGCCAGCCTACGGAGCCCTTAACTTCAAAGATCAATATACTCCTGAATTTGCGGTGCCCTGGCCTGTTATCGGTACCATAGATGCACAAGGCGGCCCTGATGCTTTGCGGCCAGACAGCACCCTGAGCCATTTTACCTCCGGTTGCGGTCAATCTATTTTCCGGGGCGACCGCTTACCCGCCGATATGCAGGGCGATTACTTTATACCTGAACCGGTTGGCAGAATCATCAAGAGAGGCAGAGTTACAAACAGAGACGGTAAGAATTACATCGATAATGTGTACCGGGAGAAAGACTGGCTGGCTTCAGCGGATATGAATTTTCGCCCGATCAATACCTATACCGGACCGGATGGTGCCTTTTACATTGTAGATATGTATCATGGCATTATACAGGAAAGCGAATGGTCGGGCCCCGGTACATACCTGCACAAAATTATACAGGATAAAGAATTATATAAGAACAGGGGAATGGGGCGCATCTATCGTGTGGTGCACGAAGATTTTAAACCGGATCAGAAAAAGCCAAACATGTTAAATGAGCCGGCAGCCCAACTGGTAAATCACCTGTATCACCCGAATGGCTGGTGGCGCGACAATGCGCAGCAACTGCTTATTGTACGGAACGACCGCTCTGTTATTCCAGCTCTGAAGCAAATGGCTTTAGGAGAAAGCGGTTCTTCAAAAGAGAAGTCGAACGCGCTGGCCCGCATCCATGCGCTGTGGACACTGGAGGGAATGGAGGCGATAGATAAGAAAACCTTGTTCAGCGCCTTTGCCGATCCGGATCCACAGGTTCGGAAAACCGCTGTCTGGGTAAGCGAACTTTTTATAAAGCAAAACGACCAGGAAGTTATAGACCGTGTAGCCGCTTTAAAGCAAGATGCCAGTGCAGAGGTGCGCATTCAGCTAATGCTATCGCTGCGAGGTAACATATCCAGAAAAGCACAGGCTACAGTAAAAGAGTTGCTGGCAGAAAATCCTGATAATGAGCTTATGCAGTATTCTTACCAGACCTTTGCCGAAACTCAGAAAGTGCTGGCGGCAGAGCGCGAAAGAACGCGGAATCTTGGTCCTGCTGATAGAGAATTGGTAACGAATGGCGCTACAATCTTTAAGCAACTATGCTCGAACTGCCATGGTGCAGATGGCCGGGGCCGCCAGTTAGGCGGAGACGAAATGCCTGCACCTCCATTGGTTGGTTCACCGCGTGTAAAAGGAGATAAGACCCTGCTGCTGCAGTTAATGCTGAACGGCTTGAGAGGACCCGTCGACGGGAAAACATATCCGAATATGATGCCGGGCATGTCGCACCAGGATGATGAATGGATTGCAGCAGTGGTAAGCTACATCCGCAACAGCAGTGAGTTAGGCAACAACGCCTCAATTGTTACACCGGGAGAAGTAAAGACTGTCAGAGCCAACACACCCACTATTCCGGAAGGGATGACCCTGCAGATGCTGGAGATTTTCAAACTGGGGCGTGCCGAAAGGACCAACTGGGGAGAGGGAGAAGATTCAGATGCAAAGAAGTAA
- a CDS encoding prolyl oligopeptidase family serine peptidase, producing the protein MKKTVVLLLLSMFFLQRGLAQDLEMYQRKVYVAKADSLPYRILYPENFDPAKKYPLVMVLHGAGERGNNNESQLVYGATLFLEPQNRQQYPAIVVFPQCPKDSYWSNVNIVTDENGKRSFHYLQKSGEPTKAMKSLLGLLNELEKSGSVDKKQLYIGGLSMGGMGTFELLRRKPKKFAAAFPICGGGHPDGAKKYAKRVPLWVFHGEVDGVVPVEKSEVMVEAVQKAGGNVKFTVYPGVNHNSWDYAFKEPELLPWLFSHKK; encoded by the coding sequence ATGAAGAAAACAGTTGTTCTCCTGCTTTTAAGCATGTTTTTCCTGCAGCGAGGGTTGGCGCAGGACCTGGAAATGTACCAGCGAAAAGTATATGTTGCCAAAGCCGATAGTCTGCCTTACCGCATTCTGTATCCCGAAAATTTCGATCCGGCAAAAAAATATCCTTTAGTGATGGTCTTACATGGTGCCGGGGAGCGTGGAAATAACAATGAGTCGCAGCTGGTATATGGCGCTACGTTATTCCTGGAGCCGCAGAACAGGCAGCAATATCCTGCTATAGTTGTGTTTCCGCAATGTCCGAAAGACTCTTACTGGTCAAACGTGAACATTGTAACAGACGAGAATGGAAAGCGAAGCTTTCATTATCTGCAGAAATCGGGTGAACCTACCAAAGCCATGAAGTCGCTGCTGGGCCTTTTAAACGAACTGGAAAAGTCAGGTTCAGTAGACAAGAAGCAGCTTTATATTGGAGGCTTATCAATGGGCGGCATGGGAACTTTTGAATTGCTTCGCCGGAAGCCAAAGAAGTTTGCTGCTGCTTTTCCGATTTGCGGCGGTGGTCATCCTGATGGTGCTAAAAAATATGCAAAGCGTGTGCCGCTATGGGTGTTTCATGGAGAAGTGGATGGTGTTGTTCCGGTAGAGAAGTCAGAGGTTATGGTGGAGGCAGTTCAGAAAGCTGGAGGTAACGTTAAATTTACTGTATATCCCGGCGTGAACCATAACAGCTGGGACTATGCCTTTAAAGAGCCTGAGTTGCTCCCCTGGCTGTTTTCACATAAAAAATAA
- a CDS encoding DUF1080 domain-containing protein — protein MKRYLKRYGSLAAFICCLHVAEAQVPDGFKPIFNGKNLKGWHISRTTHQGTTPDVQVEDGAIVLRQQPYGQGGVLLSDRKYKNFELYLEAKIDSFSNGGIFIRSSESGIAYQIELDETAGSTGYLLGERMPVSKGAETAGRDKVWKANDWNSFRIRMVGDIPHITLWINGVQMWDVVQPANDFPAEATEGMIGFQSHWTALFSPAAFDWNGLESWAPGAVHRFRNIAVRQLHDNLTN, from the coding sequence ATGAAAAGATATCTGAAACGCTACGGTAGCCTGGCTGCTTTTATCTGTTGCCTGCATGTTGCAGAGGCTCAGGTTCCTGATGGCTTCAAACCTATTTTTAACGGCAAAAACCTGAAAGGCTGGCACATCAGCAGAACCACGCACCAAGGCACAACCCCTGATGTACAGGTAGAAGATGGAGCAATTGTGCTAAGGCAACAGCCATACGGACAGGGCGGTGTGCTTTTATCTGACAGGAAGTATAAAAACTTTGAGTTGTATTTGGAGGCTAAAATAGACTCTTTTTCCAATGGGGGCATTTTCATCCGTTCGTCCGAAAGCGGTATAGCTTACCAGATTGAGCTAGACGAAACAGCTGGCAGTACGGGTTATCTGCTGGGCGAGCGCATGCCTGTGAGCAAAGGGGCTGAAACGGCAGGGCGTGATAAGGTTTGGAAAGCTAACGATTGGAATTCGTTCCGGATACGCATGGTAGGAGACATACCTCACATAACCCTCTGGATTAACGGTGTGCAGATGTGGGACGTGGTGCAGCCGGCAAATGATTTCCCGGCCGAAGCAACAGAGGGCATGATTGGGTTTCAATCGCACTGGACGGCTCTGTTCTCTCCTGCTGCTTTCGACTGGAATGGCCTTGAATCCTGGGCACCGGGTGCGGTACATCGCTTCCGGAACATTGCAGTAAGGCAGCTACATGATAACTTGACAAACTAA
- the bglX gene encoding beta-glucosidase BglX produces the protein MKKFNTAFLILACMACSQNVTQPDNANTSASTTATVTPTATSATADPEMDRFISELIAKMTVEEKIGQLNLAAVGFDVTGPIVSENVDEKIQKGLIGGVFNTFTPLAARKLQEMAVTKTRLGIPLLFGYDVIHGHRTIFPIPLGLAASWDLNAIETSARIAAEEASADGLNWVFSPMVDIARDPRWGRVAEGAGEDTWYGAQVAKAMVKGYQGDDLAKFNTVMACVKHFALYGAAEAGRDYNTVDMSMHRMYQEYLPPYKAAVDAGAGTVMTSFNEINGIPATGNKWLMTDLLRKQWGFNGFVVTDYTAINEMVAHGVGDEAKAGELSLKAGTDMDMVGEVFLNNLNKSVQEGRVTMEELDTAVRRILEAKYKLGLFEDPYRYTDESRATSTIMKKEFVDASRDIARKTMVLLKNQNNILPLKQAGSIALVGPLVNSQRDMIGNWSGAGDWKQAVSVEQGIRNVVGNKVKINYAKGANIADDQQMISRLNAHGGELDIDKRSAEAMIQEAVKVARNSDVVVAVVGESQGMSGEAASRSDITLPGQQLELLKALKKTGKPMVVVLMSGRPLALSWEDKNADAILQTWFSGTQGGNAIADVLFGLYNPSGKITMTFPEVVGQVPIYYNHKSTGRPFNGELLDKYKSRYMDVTNEPLYPFGYGLSYTTFSYSKPQLSKTTIRANEALEVKVDVRNTGNYDGEEVVQLYVQDVVGSVTRPVKELKNFQKIFLKKGESKTVTFRITPEDLMFYNYELEQVLEPGAFKVFVGTNSAQVQEADFTVQGE, from the coding sequence ATGAAAAAATTTAATACCGCTTTCCTCATCCTGGCCTGCATGGCATGTTCACAAAACGTAACACAGCCGGATAATGCAAATACTTCTGCTTCAACAACAGCTACGGTAACACCAACCGCTACCAGTGCAACTGCTGATCCTGAAATGGACAGGTTTATCAGTGAATTGATAGCTAAAATGACAGTAGAAGAGAAGATCGGTCAATTGAACCTGGCGGCAGTCGGGTTTGATGTTACCGGGCCAATTGTGAGCGAGAATGTGGATGAGAAGATACAAAAAGGCCTGATTGGAGGCGTGTTTAATACTTTTACGCCTTTAGCTGCCCGTAAATTACAGGAAATGGCAGTCACAAAAACACGTTTGGGTATTCCTTTGCTGTTTGGTTACGATGTTATACATGGGCACAGAACCATTTTCCCGATTCCACTTGGTCTGGCTGCCAGCTGGGACCTGAATGCCATCGAAACCAGTGCACGTATTGCCGCAGAAGAGGCTAGTGCCGATGGCCTGAACTGGGTGTTCTCGCCGATGGTAGATATTGCCCGTGATCCGCGATGGGGACGTGTAGCCGAAGGGGCCGGCGAAGATACCTGGTATGGAGCACAGGTGGCCAAAGCAATGGTGAAAGGCTATCAGGGCGATGACCTGGCAAAGTTTAACACGGTTATGGCTTGTGTAAAGCACTTTGCCCTTTATGGCGCTGCAGAAGCCGGCCGCGACTATAATACTGTAGATATGAGTATGCATCGCATGTACCAGGAGTACCTGCCGCCATACAAAGCGGCTGTAGATGCCGGTGCCGGTACAGTAATGACATCCTTCAACGAGATTAATGGTATTCCTGCCACTGGAAATAAATGGCTGATGACTGACCTGCTCCGCAAGCAGTGGGGCTTTAACGGTTTTGTGGTAACAGACTATACCGCCATTAATGAAATGGTAGCACATGGTGTGGGCGACGAGGCAAAAGCTGGTGAACTATCCCTGAAAGCAGGTACTGACATGGATATGGTAGGGGAGGTATTCCTGAACAACCTGAACAAGTCTGTGCAGGAAGGCCGTGTAACTATGGAAGAACTGGATACGGCCGTTCGCCGCATTCTGGAAGCAAAATACAAGTTGGGCCTCTTCGAAGACCCGTACCGCTATACCGACGAAAGCCGTGCTACCAGCACCATCATGAAAAAGGAATTCGTGGATGCTTCCCGTGATATAGCCCGTAAAACCATGGTATTGCTGAAAAACCAGAACAACATACTTCCTTTAAAGCAGGCTGGTTCTATTGCACTGGTGGGGCCGCTGGTTAACAGTCAACGGGACATGATCGGTAACTGGAGCGGTGCCGGCGACTGGAAACAGGCTGTGTCGGTAGAGCAGGGGATACGTAACGTGGTTGGCAATAAAGTTAAGATCAACTACGCTAAAGGAGCCAACATTGCAGACGATCAGCAGATGATCAGCCGCCTGAACGCACATGGAGGAGAACTCGATATAGACAAACGTTCAGCGGAAGCAATGATACAGGAGGCGGTAAAGGTAGCCCGCAATTCTGATGTTGTGGTAGCCGTGGTAGGAGAATCGCAGGGGATGAGCGGGGAAGCCGCCAGCCGTTCAGATATTACTTTACCGGGCCAGCAACTGGAACTTCTGAAAGCACTGAAGAAAACCGGTAAACCGATGGTGGTGGTGCTGATGAGCGGCAGACCTTTGGCGCTGAGCTGGGAAGATAAAAACGCAGATGCTATTCTGCAGACCTGGTTCTCGGGTACGCAAGGCGGCAATGCTATTGCCGATGTGCTCTTCGGCCTCTACAACCCTTCTGGTAAAATCACCATGACATTTCCGGAGGTAGTTGGGCAGGTGCCGATCTATTATAACCACAAAAGCACAGGTCGTCCGTTCAACGGGGAACTGCTCGATAAGTATAAGTCGCGGTATATGGATGTAACCAATGAGCCGCTTTATCCTTTTGGCTATGGATTGAGCTATACTACTTTCAGCTACTCCAAACCGCAACTGAGCAAAACGACCATCCGTGCCAATGAGGCGCTGGAGGTGAAGGTAGACGTCCGGAATACCGGCAACTACGATGGCGAGGAAGTGGTGCAGCTGTACGTGCAGGATGTGGTAGGCTCTGTAACACGGCCTGTAAAGGAGCTTAAAAACTTTCAGAAAATCTTCCTGAAGAAGGGAGAGAGTAAAACAGTTACATTCAGAATTACACCTGAAGACTTAATGTTCTACAATTATGAACTGGAGCAGGTGCTCGAGCCGGGGGCTTTTAAAGTGTTTGTAGGCACCAATTCAGCCCAGGTACAGGAAGCAGACTTTACAGTTCAGGGAGAATAA